In a genomic window of Zingiber officinale cultivar Zhangliang chromosome 9B, Zo_v1.1, whole genome shotgun sequence:
- the LOC122024767 gene encoding uncharacterized protein LOC122024767 has translation MEISEKLVWVVKNYFLIIGVAAWFLIPYSPDLLPLLHRYSLLIPFALWRCKKKVAVSNGTVVDPQAAPATMASSVENFYDFLFFKPQEEAQQQQREYCHVDEPSAASQGPAWWLREPVLTVGKEAAVAAEEEFSWDGVADSTAWKGADVAPSAPPIATAYSASFFDECCGPPLPSKAEGGWEHNKSMEEIWKTICRMKEEKGRRRRRVKEEEEAGGGRRKREVPAVKKDELVGPVDAFIKKQRQVFEFDLQREESPVQRPRRAVELDRRRQLPRP, from the coding sequence ATGGAGATATCGGAAAAACTAGTTTGGGTGGTGAAGAACTACTTCTTGATTATCGGCGTGGCTGCCTGGTTCCTCATCCCCTACTCCCCCGACCTCCTCCCCTTGCTCCACCGCTACAGCTTGCTCATCCCCTTCGCTCTCTGGCGCTGCAAGAAGAAAGTCGCCGTAAGTAATGGCACCGTTGTTGATCCTCAAGCTGCTCCGGCGACGATGGCATCCTCCGTGGAGAACTTCTACGACTTCCTGTTCTTCAAGCCGCAAGAGGAGGCGCAGCAGCAGCAGCGAGAGTACTGCCATGTGGATGAGCCGTCGGCGGCCTCTCAAGGGCCGGCGTGGTGGCTCAGAGAGCCTGTGTTAACGGTGGGGAAGGAGGCGGCGGTGGCGGCAGAGGAGGAGTTCTCGTGGGATGGGGTGGCTGACTCGACGGCATGGAAGGGTGCTGATGTTGCGCCTTCAGCGCCGCCGATCGCCACCGCCTACTCCGCGTCCTTCTTCGACGAGTGCTGCGGCCCTCCTTTGCCGAGCAAGGCGGAAGGCGGATGGGAACATAACAAGTCGATGGAGGAGATTTGGAAAACGATCTGCAGGATGAAGGAGGAgaaggggaggaggaggaggagggtgaaggaggaggaggaagcagGCGGCGGGAGGAGGAAAAGGGAGGTTCCGGCGGTGAAGAAGGACGAGCTTGTTGGGCCCGTGGATGCGTTCATCAAGAAGCAGCGCCAAGTTTTCGAATTCGACCTCCAGCGAGAGGAGTCGCCAGTGCAACGGCCGCGCCGCGCCGTGGAATTGGACCGGCGCCGCCAGCTTCCTCGGCCGTAG